GACTGGAGTATAATTTATATTTCTTTTTGACTCTATAAATGCCAATATATTTGTATTTGGGATAGGTAGTACAAATAAATGCACTAAGATGTCAAGTTGTCACTCCCAGCCTCAAATCCTTACTGGGCTTTATAGCTTTTTGCCTCTCAGGGTTATTTTAGAGAGCCAGAATCTCTACCAGCCTTCTGATCAGTCTAAGCCTCCTTTCAGTGAAATGGGTAGTTTGGATAAACCCTTTTGTCTGtatgttacagaatcacagaccattagaggttggaaatgacctccagagatcatcaagcccaatgCCCCTGTCAAaggaggatcacctagggtagtctgcacaggaatgcatccaggctggttttgaaagtctccatagaaggagacttcacaacctccctgggcagtctgttccagtgctccatcatcctcactgtaaagatccAGCTTGCCCATCCTGTATCATAAAATACTTAATTTTATTAGAAATAAAGCATTTCCAACGAATTTTATTTGTGTTTCAAGGCCTCCAAGACCTTACATAAAGGAATACACAGAAAGATCAAAAATGCATGCATTTACATCCTTGAACAGATGCACTTTAACAAGGGTTTATTTGTTAGTAAAACCACCTGTAAGCTGGAACTTAAAATTATGTTTTCCTGAATGATGGATAAGTTTAATCCTAGTGTTTTGCAAGGCTTTTATTTTGAGTTGGAGTATACATGTAAATGTGAATTTTAACTTGATTTATATTGTTTCAAGACTTTAAAATGCGATTTTTGTCATTCCATAGCTGCTGTGGTTACAAAAGTCTGATTTGTCTGGTCTATTGTCAGTGAGCAATGGCATTCAACATAGATCATATTTTTCTCAACAAGCATAAAAGCAACCTCATTAGTAAGTCAGGTATAAGGAGTAGTATATTCAAAATGATCTTTAAAAATTTAGGCTTAAGTCCTCAGTAATGTATATTTCCTAGTTCATTAATGCAGAAATATTGCACATAGATTTTAATCTTAGAGTTAATAATAAAAGCAATTTTCACTAAAAATATAAAAACTGTAATGGTAGAATCATGATATTGCATTTAGCTCTCCCACAAAAAGTCACTTTATTACTTTCTTTTGACACTTATTTTCATTCTGGGATTAATTTTACTATATAAGGGCTTCTTAACTATTCTATTAAAATTTCCATTCAGAAGCAATAATATCTAAGAGTGAATAATAGTCATGTAAATCATTATTTCATATTAATGTAAAAGATTTTGTAAGTTCTTATGAATTCTGCTGACATGCACAATTGTGAAAAGGTTATCTCTACATTCTGCAGTGATATGCGCTGGAACAAAGGAACTATTTTAAAAGCATCAGTGGAGTACATCAAGTGGCTACAAAAAGAACAACAGAGAGCCAGAGAATTAGAACACAGGCAGAAGAAATTAGAGCATGCTAACAGAAGGCTTCTACTCCGAATTCAGGTTTGTATCAGAGCATTGCCATGAACTACAAAGCTTTCTCAGTACATATCCCTCATCaaattttatttatatatatatatatatatatattttttttcccctaaatggCATTTATTAGAGGTGAATTGAATTTCTCTATTTATTGCTGTGTATACTGGGAAggaggtggggtttggttttttttagatTACTAGGAAATTCTCCTGATAATTAGATGTTACATAAGGGAATACATGGAAAATTAATAAAGTATTTGTACAAGCAGTCTCCTTTTGTGTTTCTTAGAGCCAGAGGGAGGCAAAAAAAGGAATCAAAAATATATCCCTGCAGCCAAAAATCAATACTGGATGTAAAATTCCATTCAGgatatttgttttccctttgtaACTACTTCACACATTAGAACTGTTTAGGTACAGTTTTCAGTGTTGTAACTGCTTGTGACATGAAGCCTTGCACTCCTTGAAACGTGAGAGTTGAATACAGACACATATGAAGATGAGGCAGACAAGTAGAGAGGTAAATggatagataggtagatagatagacaggTGTACATAAAATCAATCATCATACATGGTGATTTACACATATATCTGTAtatcagcagcagcatcaagtAAAGTATCTTCTGTTTCTGTCACCTTTAGTGGGTGCAGTAAGTAATGGCTTTGGAAGGCCTGTCCTGAGGACAGTTTTTTAACAGCAGAGGGgtaaataaaagggaaaaccTTTCTCATATCAAACGTCATGAAATGAACCATTTCATATTTTAAAATGTAGTTTCACAACTAGGCCAAAGGTATAATTAATCCGCATGTTCAATCCATATACTTATTGCAATAGTTCCGAAGACACTTTCATCTCTTGAAGTCATTATctcattgtttttgttttaaatgttaGGAACTAGAGATCCAGGCACGTGCACATGGCCTCCCAGTCATGTCTTCACTCAGTGCAGTCGATTTAGCTGCACAGGTCATCAAGCAACAATCTTACTCAGAGGAGAACTCTGTAGACTACTCTCAACAAATGCCTCTGGCACATGGACTAAATTCTGATGTTTGTGATGGATCTACAGCCTTTTCTGATCCGCTTTCACACTTTACGGATTTGTCCTTCAGTGCAGCTTTAAAAGAAGAGCAACGACTAGAAGAGATTTTACTAGATGACACAGTGTCACCGTTTGGGACAGACCCACTCTTGTCCTCCACATCCCCAGGCGCATcaaaagagagcagcaggagaagcagctttAGCACAGATGATGGAGATGAGTTATAAAAGCAGAATGGGCTTTATACTCTCTAAAACACTTGCTAAATGACTGCGTTGAACAAAAGTGTGGTGTTTGTGCTTATTTGAAATACGAATAAGGAGAGCCACTGCGAAGAGAAGTTACTACACGACAAGGGTTTAAATCAGCCCTTACTTCACAGGAAAATGAGACGGACACGAACTCATACCACTTTGCCCCAAATTCACACCATCTGTTCACAGCTGACACTTGCACAAATCTTTCCTTACCGGGAACATTTTTACTATCATTTCATGATTTCTTACAGCACTATGAAAATGGTTATCATGAAAGGAATACCCGTGTTACAAAAGTGTATGCAAACTCACTTCAATCTGTGTTCACTTTTCTTTCCTATAAATGTGAGTTCCAGTcatttgttaattttttttccccttccccctaaTATAACTAAAAATTCTACAGAACGTGAAGCAATAGAAAACTGTTTAAGCTGGGAACTGTAGAGACATTCCAAGTTTTaatatctgaaaaaaaacagagggTAATACTTTCACACAGGTGAAGTGAGCATGAAATTTAACCGTGTAGGCTTCtatttaaaaggagaaaaaaaatccattaagCTTTTCATGGAattgcagttaaaaaaaaatcatttgtaGAAATGAGAACAGATTTTTAATATATACTTTAAtgaggcagaagaaaaatgGAAACTAACATAATGACAGACTCAAAGGCAGACAGAAGAAGATATGACAGTTCAGCAGAAGGTTTGCATGGATGTACAAGACTCAGCAATTAGCACAATTTAAAATAAGCGCTACTGGTAACAACGCTGTGTCAACTGTTTTACTCAAAGAATATTCAGAGTCCTTTTTTGTGAGAAAGAGATCAGAATTCAGAGACATGCCAGTGTGCTTCTTGACAATATTTCAGTGTCCTTTGGCACCTCggttgtggaagaatttctcaccagtcgaggacataaagtcataaacatgggtaactggcgctgagaacgtccttggttcccagcgaggctaggaaatcgagatgtaaacaactgagcaccccacacacagctgcagtgggcagagactagataaccaagggggctggagtgggtggtctgggaggctgacccttagaatgttgtgataagttaacctatgcacaccttacatgtaaccctggaccctctgactgtaaccaatcttaagctgagcatgcctcttgctagaatgcatataagtcactgtatcacggaaataaaggggatttgaccatctaaccatattggtgaataaagagtcatcttcccatagcgctccaccgaacgtgattcccaacactCGGTGAAGTTTTATTCAAAGGGATGCTAGCCATACGCATGCCTTTGATCCGCTTGGAAACAGAGGGAAATTAGATTCCTGTTGCATGCACTTGAAACAAAGAGAATTTAATTTCCACTTTAGCTTTGAGTTCACTAAATAAAAACCtaaaaggaagatttttttttcaaattgaaGGGGATATTAAGAAGTGTTTGTGTGATGCACTGCTTCTCATAACTAGCTTCCTAGGAAGGATCATTCAGAAATTGTCTTTTGATGACTCACTAAAGGCTTGTTAGTCAGAGGGCAGGTAGAAGGCATATAATTTCTACACATAGTGAAATTCTGGAGAGTGATGTATGTTCATGAAGGACATTATGTTTAATCATTCTAATTGTAATATTAATACATGAGAAAATAAGTTGGCAGAGGTTCTTCATAGCTTTTCCTCAGCCAAAGCCAAAAGATCACATTAGGGATTTCCCTAATGATTCAAAATATATTTCCAAAGCATGTATTAATTTGTTGTCACTGAGCCTGCTTCACGCCCCAGAAATACCACAGGATAGTGATAGAGACTGAAGTGGAGTGCTTGCATGAacattttaaatgcatttaaatATATTATCAAAGAACAGAccaattgttttgtttttttttttccccattgccTCGTCTGTTCTTGGTCCTTGGGCCCTCCTCTCAGTCCTTGTGAGATTTGTGTTCCTTTAGTGCTGCAGCCCATTCCTGACCAACTCAGCGAGTGTCACAATAGTTTCTTAATTGGAAAGTTAGCAGTGGGAGAATGAATTACGTCTGAATGGCTATGAAAGATGATGGAGGATCCAGTTTCACAAGAATACTTATGTTTTTTGAAAGCTGAAGGATTTTTTTGAGCCTGTGGAAACCACCTAAAGAAGTTTAGGTGGTAAGCTGAATGCAATGAAACCGATCTTGTTACATATGTGTGGTCTCCCTTAGAAGCAGATTCCTCTGTATGGTTAAAAATAAGAACAAACAGGGTTCTGTGTGGAGTTTTGGGGTGCTTTTTTTGTATGCTTGGGGGgagtttgtttgtgtgtttgtttgttttttttttgtagcatTGGGGAAATTAATGGAAATACAAATGATTTTTAACCAAAGGTAACAGAACATGGGACTGATGCACATTTTATTTGGCATACTTCTATAAATTAAGCTTATTAAAAGAGGAAACACTGTCATGGTTTCGCCAAAAAGTAGCTAATATTGGCATATGAATGCAAAGTATGATGAATTAAAAGTAACATTTGTGCTCACGTTATGTCTAGTGTAGGATGCATATTGTCCATTTCAGCTGATGAGAGGAAGGGGTATTTGACTGATATCAAATGCCATTTGTCCTTGTACTGCAGTTTCTACTACATTAGTTTTAAATACACCAGTGTGGATTGCTCAtaatggagaaaaagaaattaaatatgAATGCATTACATGATTTTCCCATTGAACTTTTGCATGGGAGTTAGACCATACTCCTGAACTATACTGACTTTAAATAACATCCTGAATTTCACCACTTTTATAAGCACTGTTCTAAAAAAACACTATAGTGCATCCATTAAATTTTTAAAGTTGATTTTCATTCTTCTGACAACTGCTTCAATGTGAAGCaccatttccccccctcttcctGCATGAGAAGCTTAACAGAAGGTACAGAATGCTCCCTTTTGCAGTATACATATTGCATCTATCATTAAAGATATTCGAGCTGCCTTCAGTTACACAAAGTCCCCAACCCCCTTGTCCAAAACACTAAACATATTCATACCTGTAGGTGTATATTATGGCAATGTTGTTTCACTACCATTAGGTTTTTTTCTAGTAGGAAGTCACCTTAAGTAGTATTTTATCTAACAGCATACACTCTTGCAATTAAATGGCAGTCCTGGCTGTAAGAAACAGTAACCTAAGACATTTGGGGGATGAATAGGTGGTACTGAAGGTGTGTAGGAGATAGTTGTGCTGATAACTGTATTCTAGACTTTCTGGAGTGAACACTGCCTCTTCTACTCCAGGTTTGGTGAGGCTGCTGTGAAACTGAGAGGACtattagagcagagcacagtaagGTCCTAACAGCTTGCACAGAGGTAAGGGATTTCATGACTACAGGGACATATCCTGACATCCTAAAGCAAAATACACTTTTTAGCTATTTCCTACAGAGATCTGTTTAATGAAATCTCATGAAAGAGATGCATAATATGTCTGTGGCTCTGGGcctaaaaaataatttaaagacTTAGAGAGTTTGACCTcaagcagggcagggaatgAGGAGAAGTGTCTATTTTTTGTCAAAATGTATTAAATGAGGAGTTCTTGCTTGTTTTCAGTAGCAGCTGTTCAAAGCTGGTGGACATATTCTCGCAGAATACACAGACCAGTGGATTGATAATTACACAAAAGGAAAGGGAGTTGAAATATTAACATCCTGTTTAATTCATGAAATTGATACAGATACTATACTTAGAAACCTAAATTATTTCATTGTGCATAGCATGGATAGTGTGAAAAGCTCCAGTAAGTGCAAACAGTTTAACAAACAGGAACACAGTCGCTTTATGTAGTAAAACGACTACTAAATATAATTCAGTCATTTAATCTCAATAATAACATTGTTAGCATAATACCTTTTGACTTTAATAGGGTTGTATATATGAATGGGGAATGTAAAATTACTGTAATTTAAAATTATGTTAAGTCTTAGATAAGTAAAGGCATTTACATTACTGTTATGAGACTGTAGAAGATTTGATAATAATTGCTATTTTTCATTGTTAACCATACAGTATCTTGTTTTCTAAGTCAACGTACGCAGACAGAATGTATTTTATTACGTGCTGTACATGCAATCTTTTTAAAATTACATTTTATACATGCTGGTATTTTATGTTTATTGTATGAATACAATTAAAGGGCTGAAATTAAAAGATCTCTTTATATGTCCCTTGTGAAACTTCACTATCCGATCCCTCGAAGAATGCCATCACAAGACAATATAATAACATCCGCTAAGAACATCTGAGATACCTAACAGACAAAACACTTCACAATTGCTAAACATTTAGCCCATTATGATTCATCATGATCCAGTAGCCACCCATTAATAAAAATAATTGATACATTCTTTAATATGGTCTCCTACCATCTGCTTATTCCTGCTGCTAAGGCTTTGATTTATGGAGAGTGTTTTCAGAATGTTGCAGAATTGCTAGCAGGCATGATGATATCAGTTAAATCACTAAGAAGCTCTACAAAAGCCTTTTAATGTACTAGATTCCCCAGACAATCTAGGATAAACAGAATATTGTATTTTAGGATGTAAAACATGTTTTTAAAGCTGATAATTAGGTAGCATTTGGCACCCAAAGATATTCTTACTTAATGAATTAAGTAAGCATTCGGATTGCATTTTGAATTCCTAATAGATCAAGTGCTGCTTTCTTTACAAGACATTTGGTGCTTCCTGTGCACAAAATCACATAAAGATTGCAAAGTAGTAACACACATATCAGTATAGTTTTGTAATAGTTCATTGTTTCACGTTCATGTACATCAGCTAAACATTCTATTCGTAACAAAGATGTTCTTCAGGCTCTTTATTTCATCAAATCATAGAGACACTCCTAGCAGTATTAAAGCAGAATATTATTATAAATATTATTTAAGGTTCAATGATTAACCATGgaaagctttgcttttttttttacatatttATTACATACTTAAGATTTGATCATAAAAGGTACTCAGCTCATTTGTGAGGGAGCGAGAGCCCTCAGTTCACTTTGAAGAAAGGCAGTGCTCAGCCTGTTGCAGACTGACACTTAACAATTAAATACACAGCATCCGAAAATAAAAGTGATTTCAGAGATTAGAGAAGCCCTATGTGATAAACTGCTTGATTAAAAGTAGTGATATTCACATCTGAAAGACAAATAGATTTAATGTCAGTGTCATTTATACTGACAACCAGTGGCAGTTTAGAGGAAAATGTATGAAGTTGTGATAATAATCAGAGCAAATCTGTAATTATAAAGGAAGCCACGGCAGTGAAGTATGCTAAGGTTTGTTGGTTACACCACTAGTACCCATCAAGTTAAATATATATCCATTTCATTAATTGGCAACCACAAGACAAGTGTTCTATATTCAGGGTGGTGATGATTTTGATATAATCCACCACATTGTGGTTAAGTATATGATTCATGTAATAAGAAAAAGGTGCCTCCAGGCTATTGTTCCTAGCATGGATTAAAATTTACATATTGCTTCTCCTTATGTCAAAACATCTGGTGCCTGCAAATGCTAACATTTCATGAAAAAGTTTCACAAGACAGGAAAAGTGGATTGGAAACATTGCCTGTGAATCATTCAAGCATTATAATGGAATAAGAGGCTAAGTTATGAACAGGCAGATTGAACAATAGTATAGTCAAAGAGATTCATATGCTTATGAGTTTGATAGATAACACCTTGTATAAGAAGGGGACATACCCTAAAACATAAGAAATAACCATTTAATTGTTTTTCTCCACATATCATTGAAAATGAATATAGCTACCTTCTATTGAAATGTCATCTTCATTACTTTCCAAACTGCTTCTTTTCCCCACCCCAAATAAGAGCATTTGTACTAAAGTGCTAAGATCATAGCTATTACAATAATTCCATTCATTCAGTTTGGTATATTAGCATCTCTATCTCAAAAACTTCTCTATCTTGAATTATTTGGATAGCAGATTATCCTAGTCATATTGCTTCCTTGGCAAACCTAGCAGTTcttgcagcagcacctggatcatagaatcatagaatcatagaatcaaccaggttggaagagagctccaagatcatccagtccaacctagcacccagccctagccagtcatctaaaccatggcactaagtgcctcatccaggctttgcttgaacacctccagggacagtgcctccaccacctccctgggcagcccattccaatgccaatcactcttcctcctaacatccagcctatacctaccctggcacaacttgagactgtgtccccttgttctattgctggttgcctgtcagaagagaccacgccccacctggctacaatatccctttaggtagttgtagacagcaatgaggtcacccctgagcctcctcttctccaggctaaacaacctcagctccctcagcctctcctcatagggtttgtgttccaggcccttcaccagctttgtagcccttgtcaggacacattccagcacctcaacatctctcttgaattgagatgtAAGATCTTTCCCCCTTTGATTTCTAGGTGTGACTTCAGATGTTACCTTTCACTTAttactttttgttttattttggggttttttttgtttagttctGGGTTATTCAGAAAGATACATCACAGATTATCAAAGATTGCTGTGTTTGGCGGATACATTAATGCCAGAAACTTCCCTTCGTGTGAAAGGAGGCAATAAACAGTGTTTTCTGTGAGGTGCTTTGAGTGGAGTAATATTATAACTATTGATTTTCAAGGATCAAAACATAAACATTCCTAGACAGCTTCTTtgttggcagcagcagaactgccctatgaggagaggctgagggagctgggattgtttagcctggagaagaggaggctcaggggtgaccttattgctgtctacaactacctgaggggtggttgtggccaggaggaggttgctctcttctctcaggtggccagcgccagaaccagaggacacagcctcaggctgcgccaggggagatttaggctggaggtgaggagaaagttcttcactgagagagtcattggacactggaatgggctgcccggggaggtggtggagtcgccgtccctggggctgttcaaggcaggattggacgtggcacttggtgccatggtctagccttgagctctgtggtaaagggttggacttgatgatctgtgaggtctcttccaaccctgatgatactgtgatactgtgatactgtgacttccgCAAAGTGCTTTAGCATTTAAAAAACTTACTCCTTGGCTTAGAAATGGACTTTCTCTTTTAGGCTTCTGGAGCTCAAGTGCATATTTATGTGCCTTATGTCACTCCCTGATGATACTCGAGGGATGTCCCAGGACCATGTGTCTGTGCGATGTAGATGACAGTAATGGCAACTGCTCATTTCTGCAACCATCTACCACTGGCAGAGTCAAAGGAGTAAAGCTTTTGCTTGTGAACCttgttctcccttctctctaggCAGGGAAACCTCTCTCAAGTTTCACTTTCTCTACTTGGTCTGCTTTCTCAGATCTGGCTCGGGTCTTCTAATCATCTTGCATCAAatccagagcagaatcaccttgcAACTCAGCTAACACCTATAGGTCCAAAAGCTGTAAGTACAAAACTGAGGTTACACGATCTGGTTGCCCATGACAACAAGCGGGGATTTGGCAATGCGCTTgagcttctctgcagactttccaggcTTCCTCCACTAAGCTCAAAGGTGTTTGAACAAGAAGGTAGCCCAAATCCAGCGCAGGCCAAGAGTTCTCCCTTCTACAAGCCCTGTGAGAGCATTCATTTGTGAAGGTTGATTAAGAGGAGTGTTAAGCATTTTACATGAATTTACATTTGCACGTTGATTTTGCTTCTAATAGACTTGCTTTCAGTCACCAAATATTTACAAATTATTTGAGtccaatatatatataatttagaAAAATACTGTTAGGAGAGTATTTTGCATACTCTCCCAGGAGTAGAGTGAGTGAGTGGAAATGTGTCTTTTAAAAATATAACATGATAGCATTAAAAATGCTTAATATAACAGCTGGTTTGAGTTGATCTGTGTCATGGGCACCTTACCTCGTCATCAGGAAAGGGCAACTTAGCAAGAAAAAAGTCCTGCACTGATACACAGACATTTAAAAAGTAAAGTCACTGCAGAAACACCATTCCAGTatttctgctggaaagcagtttcTACAGCAGGACAGTTAATATGCATGCAGTTTGCTATGAAACCAAAATGACACAGAGTCATTTAATCTCACTGCAAAGTAAAGTAAGCTGGCTAGCTGCAAGTGCAGACCAGAGAACTGACTTCTGCAATAAACACTGGCTCCACTTGGGAATTTGCACTCAAAATTGCATTAAATCTGACTTGACCTGCAGACTTTGACTGCAGTGGGCAGATCATCCTTTGGGCAAGTGAAAGCAAAGCCTAAGAGAACTGAGATTAAGGGCCATAGAAACCAAAAGAAGGTATATACTCGATCCCAGAATATTACAAATGAGCTCTCATGCACCATAAGGAAAATGTCTGCTCAAAGACAAATGTCAGCCTGAAAAACAGGCAGGGGGATACTCAGCTGGGTTTTGCCAGTGCCTGTCTCTTCCTTCGGGAAAAGAAAGGATCTTACTGCTGTATATTTTTACCTTACAGTGCAATAAGTTCTGAGTACCTCTCCTCATTCATCTCTCTCACATCTTTCTCTACCTTTTGAAACTGTTCCAAATTCTGGATCATGAGCCACAAACATCATTTCTTCTCCCATTTCTTACTGCTCTTTCTCATCCAGGTGCTGATGTAAGCATGAGGAGCTTCAGCTTGTCCTGCTTGTCAGAGACCATCAGCAGCCTCAGCTGTACAGGGCTGAACATTCAGTGTTTAACAGGATGGTAGCTGTGAAACAGTGTCAATGCACTACTGGTGACAAGTAACTACGTGATTATAAGCAGGCCATAAATAGTTTTCCACATATCTTGATCCTCCATGTTAGCAAGTATGGGAATAAAATTTATTTGTCCTTTAAGTCTTCCCATTTCAgaagaactcttttttttttttttttttaaatgctcagTGTATTGAAATCCAGCAAGAAATAGATGGTTGGTGTTATTTAGGTCTTTGAAATCCCAAACTCAATGGTTGCTGGCTCCGGGCACTTTCAGTGTTACCAAGAGCTGCATGTGGCTTGCTCTTGATAACTGGATGGACTTTACATCACAGGTCTGTTGGCTTTACTGAGGACAGTAAACCAAAGGGTTTTATGTTTGAGCTTACAAAATTATATTGTTTAAT
This Pogoniulus pusillus isolate bPogPus1 chromosome 4, bPogPus1.pri, whole genome shotgun sequence DNA region includes the following protein-coding sequences:
- the TFEC gene encoding transcription factor EC, with amino-acid sequence MAPVSDIGPPDSPVTKLLALGSEPEHAMEEVIEDIINMESSFNDEGIGCSETPLLMQRTLSSSILDIYNSDQGTAPANMGLTNASCPANLPVKRELTEADTRAMAKERQKKDNHNLIERRRRYNINYRIKELGTLIPKSNDPDMRWNKGTILKASVEYIKWLQKEQQRARELEHRQKKLEHANRRLLLRIQELEIQARAHGLPVMSSLSAVDLAAQVIKQQSYSEENSVDYSQQMPLAHGLNSDVCDGSTAFSDPLSHFTDLSFSAALKEEQRLEEILLDDTVSPFGTDPLLSSTSPGASKESSRRSSFSTDDGDEL